A genomic segment from Myxococcales bacterium encodes:
- a CDS encoding sigma 54-interacting transcriptional regulator, whose product MPFLGDTSNETADDAPHIREAPRAVPGLLLVWSVDAPQLRACPLTSATAAYEIGRSSEALIEFPNDPAMSRLHCDVQVEGDALIIRDRGGRNGTYLNGAPIHGTVRTPLAERGVLRAGSCLFLIEPDLHRVGWQSGPFQPNLRSTLLEDGIVIGPAMARIRAEVADAARRGFTLFVQAETGAGKEIIASHYAAESGRPHIKRRNCANFQKDLAEAELFGAVRGAYTGAHRDRAGAFEEAHRGVLFLDELAELPLEVQPKLLRVLEERTIRPVGGDEKPIDVALVCATHTDLEKAVEAGRFRADLWYRLAQHPVTLPPLRERREEIPYLVHLFLEEFEGVPPVSVRFMEACLRGPWRGNVRELKSAVVQDATANVREGSPSLEPTAALHRRIGEPTAEPASAPPVGAAVPERGAPSGTPAGTPSGPPPPRLARSSKLEERRRALKSAMLTCDNNIAAAARAIGIPLSSAYRLSADAEEEGEGA is encoded by the coding sequence GTGCCGTTCCTGGGCGACACCTCGAACGAGACCGCGGACGACGCGCCGCACATTCGCGAGGCGCCGCGGGCGGTGCCGGGGCTCCTGCTCGTGTGGTCCGTGGACGCGCCGCAGCTTCGCGCTTGCCCGCTCACCAGCGCCACCGCGGCCTACGAGATCGGTCGGTCGTCCGAGGCGCTCATCGAGTTTCCCAACGACCCGGCGATGTCGCGCCTCCACTGCGACGTGCAAGTCGAGGGCGACGCGCTCATCATTCGCGATCGCGGCGGGCGCAATGGCACGTACCTCAACGGCGCGCCCATTCACGGCACCGTGCGCACGCCCCTCGCGGAGCGCGGCGTCTTGCGCGCCGGGAGCTGCCTCTTTCTCATCGAGCCCGATCTGCATCGCGTCGGCTGGCAGTCGGGTCCCTTTCAGCCAAACCTCCGCTCGACGCTCCTCGAAGACGGCATCGTCATCGGTCCCGCCATGGCGCGCATTCGCGCCGAGGTCGCCGATGCCGCGCGGCGCGGCTTCACGCTCTTCGTGCAAGCCGAGACGGGCGCGGGCAAAGAGATCATCGCCTCGCACTACGCCGCCGAGAGCGGGCGCCCGCACATCAAGCGCCGCAACTGCGCCAACTTCCAAAAGGACCTCGCCGAGGCCGAGCTCTTCGGCGCCGTCCGCGGCGCGTACACGGGCGCGCACCGCGATCGCGCCGGCGCCTTCGAGGAAGCGCACCGCGGCGTGCTCTTCTTAGACGAGCTCGCCGAGCTGCCGCTCGAGGTGCAACCGAAGCTCCTGCGCGTCCTCGAAGAGCGCACCATCCGGCCCGTCGGCGGCGACGAGAAGCCCATCGACGTGGCCCTCGTTTGCGCCACGCACACCGATCTCGAGAAGGCCGTGGAGGCAGGGCGCTTCCGCGCCGATCTTTGGTACCGCCTCGCCCAGCACCCGGTGACGTTGCCGCCGCTCCGCGAGCGCCGCGAAGAGATTCCCTACCTGGTGCACCTGTTCTTGGAAGAGTTCGAGGGCGTGCCGCCCGTGTCCGTCCGCTTCATGGAGGCGTGCCTGCGCGGCCCGTGGCGCGGCAACGTGCGCGAGCTGAAGAGCGCCGTCGTGCAAGACGCGACGGCGAACGTGCGCGAGGGGTCGCCCTCGCTCGAGCCCACGGCCGCGCTCCATAGGCGCATCGGCGAGCCCACCGCGGAGCCCGCGTCAGCGCCGCCAGTGGGAGCTGCGGTACCGGAGCGCGGTGCGCCATCGGGGACGCCCGCGGGTACGCCATCGGGCCCGCCCCCGCCGCGGCTCGCGCGTTCGTCGAAGCTCGAAGAGCGCCGCCGCGCGCTAAAGAGCGCGATGCTGACGTGCGACAACAACATCGCCGCCGCCGCGCGGGCGATCGGGATCCCCCTGTCGAGCGCATACCGGCTCAGCGCGGACGCTGAGGAAGAGGGAGAGGGAGCGTAG
- a CDS encoding DUF1640 domain-containing protein, translated as MSKASPETSFATKADVHALRDDVHTLRDDVHAVRGDVDTLRADVHTLRVEMNGIRDDLRTEMHGMRDDLRTEMHGMRDELRSEMHGIRDTLLDTMHGLGAQLESMRPIFRATGERESTIEDSLKRQIAEGEQKADDRLKDVEAVTRRHSGALGQHGSALASLRAELEGLRAAYHVPNSPEVAAFEARLAKLEEAVGIARP; from the coding sequence ATGTCGAAGGCATCCCCCGAAACCTCATTCGCAACGAAGGCCGACGTCCACGCGCTGCGCGACGACGTTCACACGCTTCGCGACGACGTCCACGCGGTGCGCGGCGATGTCGACACGCTTCGCGCCGACGTCCATACGCTGCGCGTTGAAATGAATGGCATACGCGACGACCTGCGTACCGAAATGCATGGCATGCGCGACGACCTGCGCACTGAAATGCACGGCATGCGCGACGAGCTGCGCTCCGAAATGCATGGCATACGCGACACGCTGCTCGACACCATGCATGGCCTCGGGGCGCAGCTCGAGAGCATGCGCCCCATTTTCCGCGCAACGGGCGAGCGCGAGTCGACCATCGAGGACAGCCTCAAGCGACAGATCGCAGAAGGCGAGCAGAAGGCGGACGACCGGCTCAAAGACGTCGAAGCCGTTACGAGGAGGCACTCGGGCGCCCTCGGCCAACACGGCAGCGCACTGGCCAGCCTTCGCGCCGAACTCGAGGGGCTCCGCGCGGCGTACCACGTCCCCAATTCCCCGGAAGTGGCCGCCTTCGAGGCGCGCCTCGCGAAGCTCGAAGAGGCCGTCGGCATCGCGCGCCCTTGA
- a CDS encoding DUF1835 domain-containing protein codes for MPLSFLHIAASTMAGGHVRKALGELGRDDEVVDLRDGLQVGPLADVDHGAKQRDAWWQMLSAGVPAWQTFAAETSLDDSALWARLRADPRPVVVWHGPHPGEHLVMLRTCFHLRAHPRRAFEVHLGGGGPRRALPSFYRSVALSGGEVMGAWQHRRRIHDVHARARRWQRIVAHPGCLRDLRQGRIVPLAVDVHDASLRAACVDWTGSTHVLGLVLADLPVGDLFLIWRVRRLLEAGLLAGRGTNEKLGLPGELRSGG; via the coding sequence ATGCCCCTCTCCTTCCTCCACATCGCCGCCTCCACCATGGCCGGCGGGCACGTTCGGAAGGCCCTCGGCGAGCTAGGGCGAGACGACGAGGTCGTGGACTTGCGGGATGGGCTGCAGGTCGGCCCGCTGGCCGACGTCGACCACGGCGCGAAGCAACGCGACGCGTGGTGGCAGATGCTCAGCGCTGGCGTTCCCGCTTGGCAGACGTTCGCAGCGGAGACGTCGCTCGATGACTCGGCGCTATGGGCGAGGCTCCGCGCAGACCCGCGGCCGGTCGTCGTGTGGCACGGCCCGCATCCGGGCGAGCACTTGGTGATGCTCCGCACCTGCTTCCACTTGCGAGCCCATCCAAGGCGCGCGTTCGAGGTTCACCTGGGCGGCGGCGGTCCGCGCCGTGCGCTGCCCTCGTTCTATCGCTCCGTCGCGCTCTCCGGCGGCGAGGTGATGGGAGCCTGGCAACACCGGCGTCGGATCCACGATGTTCATGCGCGCGCGCGGCGCTGGCAACGAATCGTCGCGCATCCCGGCTGCCTACGTGACCTGCGCCAGGGCCGCATCGTCCCTCTCGCGGTCGATGTGCACGATGCGAGCCTCCGCGCGGCCTGCGTCGATTGGACCGGGAGTACGCACGTCCTTGGGCTCGTGCTGGCTGATCTGCCCGTTGGCGATCTCTTTCTCATCTGGCGAGTCCGCCGACTGCTCGAGGCCGGCCTCCTCGCGGGGCGGGGCACGAACGAGAAGCTCGGCTTGCCCGGAGAGCTTCGCTCGGGGGGATAG
- a CDS encoding DEAD/DEAH box helicase family protein, producing MDKRGLSERDICTKFITPAIAKAGWDVHTQIRENVYLTKGRVIVRGKLVSRGVAKFADYVLYAQPNANIPLAILEAKDNNHGVGDGMQQGLGYAEMLDVPFVFSSNGDGFVLHDRTGRAAKVEQHLSLDEFPSPDELWRRYTAWKNLTPAVEAIVTQDYYSDGSGKSPRYYQVNAINRVIEAVAKGQNRVLLVMATGTGKTMTAFQIIWRLWKAGVKKRILFLADRNILVDQTKTNDFKPFAGAMTKITNRKVDKSFEIYLALYQAISGTDEESDLFRQFSPDFFDLIIVDECHRGSASDNSAWRSVLDYFSAATQVGLTATPKETADVSTTHYFGEPVYTYSLKQGIEDGFLAPYKVVRIDLDKDVAGWRPEKGKRDKFGEEIEDRVYNQRDFDRTMVLEKRTELVAKKVTQFLTETSRYDKTIVFCEDIDHAERMRVALVNANPDLSAQNRKYIMRITGDNPEGKRELDNFIHPEERYPVIVTTSKLMTTGVDCKTCKVIVLDQTIRSMTEFKQIIGRGTRIEEDFGKLYFTILDFRKATELFADPDFDGDPVQIYNPQGSDSIAPPDDLPAERQDGQGPLEPGAHEGGLDGPGAPSEDGGGDGAGEAGGKRIKYVVADVPVYVVAERVQYYGKDGKLITESLRDYSRNAIREKYASLDSFLKTWKKSDRKQAILKELEEQGVFFEELAKEVGKDLSAFDLVCHVAFDQPTLTRKERANNVRKRNYFTKYGDAARAVLEALLDKFANEDVDDIENIGVLKVQPLTTLGTPVEIIQRFGGKDDYLRAVRDLEDELFNAS from the coding sequence GTGGACAAGAGGGGGCTTTCCGAGCGCGACATCTGCACGAAGTTCATCACGCCGGCGATCGCCAAGGCGGGGTGGGACGTGCACACGCAGATCCGTGAGAACGTCTACCTGACGAAGGGGCGCGTCATCGTCCGTGGCAAGCTCGTGAGCCGTGGAGTGGCGAAGTTCGCCGACTACGTCCTGTACGCACAGCCGAACGCCAACATCCCGCTCGCCATCCTCGAGGCCAAGGACAACAACCACGGCGTCGGCGACGGGATGCAGCAGGGGCTCGGTTACGCCGAGATGCTGGACGTCCCGTTCGTGTTCTCGTCGAACGGTGACGGGTTCGTGCTCCACGACCGGACCGGACGAGCCGCCAAGGTCGAGCAGCATCTCTCCCTCGACGAGTTCCCCTCGCCGGACGAGCTCTGGCGCCGATACACGGCGTGGAAGAACCTGACCCCGGCGGTCGAGGCCATCGTCACGCAGGACTACTACTCCGACGGGAGCGGCAAGAGCCCGCGCTACTACCAGGTCAACGCGATCAACCGCGTCATCGAGGCGGTCGCGAAGGGGCAGAACCGCGTCCTCCTCGTCATGGCCACGGGGACCGGCAAGACCATGACGGCGTTCCAGATCATCTGGAGGCTGTGGAAGGCCGGTGTGAAGAAGCGGATTCTGTTCCTCGCCGACCGGAACATCTTGGTCGATCAGACCAAGACGAACGACTTCAAGCCGTTCGCCGGGGCGATGACCAAGATCACGAACCGCAAGGTCGACAAGAGCTTCGAGATCTACCTCGCGCTCTACCAGGCCATCTCCGGCACGGACGAAGAGAGCGACCTTTTTAGGCAGTTCTCTCCCGACTTCTTCGACCTCATCATCGTGGACGAGTGTCACCGCGGCAGCGCCAGCGACAACTCGGCGTGGCGGTCGGTCCTCGACTACTTCTCGGCTGCCACCCAGGTCGGGCTCACGGCGACGCCCAAGGAGACAGCCGACGTCTCGACGACGCACTACTTCGGCGAGCCCGTCTACACGTACTCGTTGAAGCAGGGCATCGAGGACGGCTTCCTCGCCCCGTACAAGGTCGTCCGCATCGACCTCGACAAGGACGTCGCCGGGTGGCGGCCCGAGAAGGGCAAGCGCGACAAGTTCGGCGAGGAGATCGAGGACCGCGTCTACAACCAGCGCGACTTCGACCGGACCATGGTCCTGGAGAAGCGAACCGAGCTTGTCGCCAAGAAGGTGACCCAGTTCCTCACGGAGACGAGCCGCTACGACAAGACCATCGTGTTCTGCGAGGACATCGACCACGCCGAGCGCATGCGCGTCGCCCTGGTGAACGCCAACCCGGATCTCTCCGCCCAGAACCGCAAGTACATCATGCGCATCACCGGGGACAACCCGGAGGGCAAGCGGGAACTGGACAACTTCATCCACCCGGAGGAGCGCTACCCGGTCATCGTCACGACCTCGAAGCTCATGACCACGGGCGTCGACTGCAAAACCTGCAAGGTCATCGTCCTCGACCAGACCATTCGATCGATGACCGAGTTCAAGCAGATCATCGGTCGGGGCACGCGCATCGAAGAGGACTTCGGGAAGCTGTACTTCACGATTCTGGACTTCCGCAAAGCGACCGAGTTGTTCGCTGACCCCGACTTCGATGGGGACCCAGTCCAGATCTACAACCCGCAGGGCAGCGACTCGATTGCGCCCCCTGACGACCTTCCGGCGGAGCGCCAGGACGGGCAGGGTCCGCTCGAGCCCGGGGCACACGAGGGCGGCCTCGATGGCCCCGGTGCGCCATCTGAAGACGGCGGCGGTGACGGCGCGGGCGAGGCAGGGGGGAAGCGCATCAAGTACGTCGTCGCGGACGTCCCGGTCTACGTCGTCGCCGAGCGGGTCCAGTACTACGGCAAGGACGGGAAGCTCATCACCGAGTCCCTTCGGGACTACTCACGGAACGCCATCCGCGAGAAGTACGCGAGCCTCGACTCGTTCCTGAAGACCTGGAAGAAGAGCGACCGCAAGCAGGCCATCCTCAAGGAGCTCGAGGAGCAAGGCGTCTTCTTCGAGGAGCTTGCTAAGGAGGTCGGCAAGGACCTCTCGGCCTTCGACCTCGTCTGCCACGTCGCGTTCGACCAGCCGACCCTCACGCGCAAGGAGAGGGCGAACAACGTCCGGAAGCGGAACTACTTCACCAAGTACGGCGACGCGGCGCGGGCGGTCCTCGAGGCCCTCCTCGATAAGTTCGCTAACGAGGACGTGGACGACATCGAGAACATCGGGGTCCTGAAGGTCCAGCCGCTCACCACCCTCGGGACCCCCGTCGAGATCATCCAGCGGTTCGGCGGCAAGGACGACTACCTCAGGGCCGTCCGTGACCTCGAAGACGAACTGTTCAACGCCTCCTGA
- a CDS encoding SAM-dependent DNA methyltransferase, translating to MAIGTTIKIIQDIMRKDAGVDGDAQRISQLVWMIFLKVFDDHESQKEMLEDNYKSPIPVRLRWRSWAKDAEGITGDELLDFVNNDLFKTLKELPTTGKNAAIAGVVRGVFEDAFNYMKSGTLVRQVINKLNEVDFNKKADRHEFGDIYEKLLSDLQNAGNAGEFYTPRAVTQFIVDQVDPKLGETILDPACGTGGFLTCAIEHVRKKYVKDADGEETLQASIRGVEKKPLPHLLCVTNMMFHGIEVPSNIRHDNTLARPLRDYGPKDRVDVIITNPPFGGMEEDGIENNFPATFRTRETADLFLVLLLTLLKPDGRAALVLPDGTLFGEGIKTRIKEKLLEDCNLHTIVRLPKGVFAPYTSIKTNLLFFTKGEPTKDVWFYEHPYPAGAKSYSKTKPMRIEEFAPEKRWWTKRKENDQAWKVSIADIKARGYNLDIKNPRAVDDGPGDADELLRQFKEAAADAARIRDQLRDELRAALEGARR from the coding sequence ATGGCCATCGGCACGACGATCAAGATCATCCAGGACATCATGCGCAAGGACGCGGGTGTCGACGGCGACGCTCAGCGCATCAGCCAGCTCGTGTGGATGATCTTCCTGAAGGTCTTCGACGACCACGAGTCGCAGAAGGAGATGCTCGAGGACAACTATAAATCCCCCATCCCCGTGCGCCTTCGCTGGCGCTCATGGGCCAAGGATGCCGAGGGCATCACGGGGGACGAGCTCCTCGACTTCGTGAACAACGATCTCTTCAAAACGCTGAAGGAGCTCCCGACCACCGGAAAGAACGCCGCCATCGCCGGGGTGGTCCGCGGCGTCTTCGAGGACGCCTTCAACTACATGAAGTCCGGGACCCTGGTCCGGCAGGTCATCAACAAGCTGAACGAGGTGGACTTCAACAAGAAGGCCGACCGTCACGAGTTCGGCGACATCTACGAGAAGCTCCTCTCGGACCTTCAGAACGCTGGGAACGCGGGCGAGTTCTACACGCCGCGAGCCGTGACGCAGTTCATCGTGGACCAGGTCGACCCGAAGCTAGGGGAGACCATCCTCGACCCGGCCTGCGGCACCGGCGGGTTCCTCACCTGCGCCATCGAGCACGTCCGAAAGAAGTACGTGAAGGATGCCGACGGCGAGGAGACGCTCCAGGCGAGTATCCGCGGAGTCGAGAAGAAGCCGCTGCCGCACCTCCTTTGCGTGACGAACATGATGTTCCACGGCATCGAGGTTCCGTCGAACATCCGTCACGACAACACGCTCGCCCGCCCTCTACGCGATTACGGGCCGAAGGACCGCGTGGACGTGATCATCACGAACCCGCCCTTCGGCGGCATGGAGGAGGACGGCATCGAGAACAACTTCCCGGCGACCTTCCGGACGCGGGAGACCGCGGACCTATTCTTGGTCCTGCTGCTGACTCTGTTGAAGCCGGATGGGCGGGCTGCCCTCGTTCTTCCCGATGGCACGCTCTTCGGGGAGGGCATCAAGACGCGCATCAAGGAGAAGCTGCTCGAAGACTGCAACCTCCACACGATCGTGCGGCTCCCGAAGGGGGTCTTCGCGCCGTACACGAGCATCAAGACCAACTTGCTCTTCTTCACGAAGGGCGAGCCGACGAAGGACGTGTGGTTCTACGAGCACCCGTACCCCGCGGGCGCGAAGAGCTATTCGAAGACCAAGCCGATGCGCATTGAGGAGTTCGCCCCCGAGAAAAGGTGGTGGACGAAGCGCAAGGAGAACGACCAAGCGTGGAAGGTCTCCATCGCCGACATCAAGGCGCGCGGGTACAACCTCGACATCAAGAACCCGCGCGCCGTCGATGACGGCCCGGGCGACGCGGACGAACTCCTTCGCCAGTTCAAGGAAGCCGCCGCAGATGCCGCGAGGATCCGAGACCAACTCCGCGACGAACTCCGCGCCGCACTCGAAGGGGCGCGGCGATGA
- a CDS encoding restriction endonuclease subunit S has protein sequence MSTQTSLFGESEPERKKSKVPPKIEEVVGEGFDVQRLVENFEPIADAAGSVEVLRAFVLRLALRGRLSDGSLNAQTGLPDDWSWFRLDEASTWAGGSGFPTQAQGHTDRPFLFCKVSDMNLPGNERFIVTTANTIDAETAKRVRAKLHPAGTVIFPKIGGAIATNKRRVLTRPGAIDNNCLGVIPNGRCSSEFLLLVMRDIDLTEYQNDGPVPALNQGRIGAIEVAVAPLAEQKRIVAKVDELMALIDDLEAKQTKKREVGARLTKSALDALTSAEGPEEFDAAWKRVMENFDVLIDRAEKVGEVRDTVLALAVTGKLSAPATTWSSLPLASVAESRLGKMLDKAKNRGAAVPYLRTTNVHWFRLELGDIKLMPFEKHELGEYELRRNDLLVCEGGHGIGRTAVWNGEREPMMFQKALHRLRPVPSMNSIFLAYQLKVAADTGLMATFFTGAGIPHLTGRKLAQMPVIVPPRSEQDRLVERVEALMRICDQLEAKLRVAEERAAKVAEAAVRELVA, from the coding sequence ATGAGCACGCAGACCTCGCTGTTCGGGGAGAGCGAGCCCGAGCGGAAGAAGTCGAAGGTGCCCCCGAAGATCGAGGAGGTCGTCGGCGAGGGCTTCGACGTGCAGAGGCTTGTTGAGAACTTCGAGCCCATTGCCGACGCAGCGGGCAGCGTCGAGGTACTTCGCGCGTTCGTCTTGCGCCTTGCGCTCCGAGGAAGGCTTAGCGACGGATCGTTGAATGCCCAAACCGGGTTGCCGGACGATTGGTCTTGGTTCCGTTTGGACGAGGCCTCTACGTGGGCCGGAGGGTCCGGTTTTCCAACGCAGGCTCAAGGCCATACAGATCGACCGTTTCTGTTCTGCAAGGTCAGTGACATGAACCTTCCGGGTAACGAACGGTTCATTGTCACGACCGCGAACACAATCGACGCCGAGACCGCGAAGCGCGTGCGAGCAAAACTACATCCAGCGGGAACGGTTATATTTCCGAAGATCGGAGGTGCGATTGCGACCAATAAGCGGCGGGTGCTTACCAGACCCGGGGCAATCGACAACAACTGCCTCGGCGTTATTCCGAACGGAAGGTGTTCGAGCGAATTCCTTCTGCTCGTCATGCGCGACATCGACCTCACCGAGTACCAGAACGATGGGCCGGTGCCCGCACTCAACCAAGGTCGAATTGGGGCGATAGAGGTCGCGGTTGCCCCCCTCGCCGAACAGAAGCGCATCGTCGCGAAGGTCGATGAGCTCATGGCCCTCATCGACGATCTTGAGGCCAAGCAGACGAAGAAGCGGGAGGTCGGGGCGCGGCTCACGAAGTCCGCCCTCGACGCGCTCACCTCCGCCGAGGGCCCCGAGGAGTTCGACGCCGCGTGGAAGCGGGTGATGGAGAACTTCGACGTGCTCATCGACCGCGCGGAGAAGGTGGGGGAGGTGCGGGACACCGTGCTCGCACTGGCCGTCACTGGAAAGCTCTCCGCACCGGCCACCACCTGGAGTTCACTGCCGCTCGCGAGTGTCGCCGAGAGTCGTCTCGGCAAGATGCTCGACAAGGCGAAGAACCGAGGGGCGGCGGTTCCGTACCTGCGCACCACCAACGTTCACTGGTTCCGTCTTGAACTCGGCGACATCAAGCTCATGCCGTTCGAGAAACATGAACTGGGCGAGTACGAGCTAAGGCGGAACGATCTATTGGTGTGCGAGGGCGGACACGGGATCGGGCGTACCGCCGTGTGGAATGGGGAGCGCGAGCCGATGATGTTCCAGAAGGCTCTCCACCGGCTTCGACCCGTGCCATCGATGAACAGCATATTCCTCGCCTATCAGCTCAAGGTGGCGGCGGACACCGGGCTAATGGCGACGTTTTTCACTGGCGCAGGGATCCCCCACCTGACGGGCAGAAAGCTCGCGCAGATGCCGGTGATAGTTCCCCCACGGTCGGAGCAAGACCGCCTAGTGGAGCGCGTGGAGGCGCTCATGCGGATCTGCGACCAGCTCGAAGCGAAGCTCCGTGTCGCCGAAGAACGCGCCGCGAAGGTCGCCGAGGCCGCGGTGCGGGAGCTAGTCGCGTAA
- a CDS encoding DUF3800 domain-containing protein: MADVGGEKWAFVDEYGTPSLDTDTKDVGKFFIVAAVVLDGEALAPTREALERVRQKHFQTGEMKSSKLGSDRARWVRVLTDLAAVPFRFYALAVDKREINKTSGLRWKGSFYKHLCGRVYGKLMRAHPALRVRADQYGRDEFKESFANYIEANHRPTLFERGTFEFIDGKSDVLIQVADVVCGLLARCYDPDKELSNPSELLGVMARHALVVDEWPPKHALTLGVTEMRELAKADDRIARYALQQAELFIQKHEDSLADDVRCQVAVLERLILERRIGAVGGHVSTSELLEALTFRGYAPKTSTWLRMNVIAPLRDRDVLVASSQAGYNLPASQADLAAYVRHAETICVPMLNRVDAACRAVKLATDGEIDVLGIPELASVRVLVSALEDFPSRSPSFEALEDEDHE; encoded by the coding sequence ATGGCGGACGTGGGGGGCGAGAAGTGGGCGTTCGTAGATGAGTACGGGACGCCGAGCTTGGACACCGACACGAAGGACGTCGGGAAGTTCTTCATCGTCGCCGCCGTCGTTCTCGACGGCGAAGCGCTAGCGCCGACGCGTGAAGCGCTCGAACGGGTACGCCAGAAGCACTTCCAGACGGGGGAGATGAAGTCGAGCAAGCTCGGGAGCGACCGCGCTCGATGGGTTAGAGTCCTAACCGATCTCGCGGCGGTCCCGTTTCGTTTCTACGCACTCGCCGTCGACAAGCGCGAGATCAACAAGACGAGCGGGCTCCGGTGGAAGGGGTCCTTCTACAAGCACCTCTGCGGTCGCGTTTACGGAAAGCTCATGCGGGCGCACCCGGCTCTGCGCGTTCGAGCCGATCAGTACGGTCGCGACGAGTTCAAAGAGAGCTTCGCGAACTACATCGAAGCGAACCACCGACCGACTCTCTTTGAGCGAGGAACATTCGAGTTCATCGACGGGAAGTCGGACGTGCTCATTCAGGTGGCCGACGTCGTCTGTGGCCTCCTTGCCCGCTGCTACGATCCCGACAAGGAGCTTTCGAACCCATCCGAGCTCCTTGGCGTGATGGCAAGGCACGCTTTGGTCGTTGACGAGTGGCCACCCAAGCACGCGCTCACCCTTGGGGTGACGGAGATGCGGGAACTCGCAAAGGCCGACGATCGAATCGCACGGTACGCCCTCCAGCAGGCGGAGCTCTTCATCCAGAAGCACGAAGACTCGCTCGCCGACGACGTGCGGTGCCAGGTAGCCGTCCTTGAACGACTCATTCTCGAACGACGAATCGGGGCCGTGGGCGGGCACGTCTCCACCTCGGAACTCTTGGAGGCGCTGACGTTTCGAGGGTACGCGCCGAAAACCAGTACCTGGCTTCGGATGAACGTCATCGCGCCGCTCCGTGACAGGGACGTACTCGTTGCAAGCTCGCAGGCCGGTTACAACCTGCCAGCGTCCCAAGCCGATCTCGCTGCTTACGTCCGCCACGCCGAGACCATCTGCGTGCCCATGCTCAACCGGGTTGACGCTGCGTGCAGAGCCGTGAAGCTCGCCACCGATGGCGAGATCGACGTTCTCGGTATTCCGGAGCTGGCATCGGTTCGCGTCTTGGTGAGCGCCTTGGAAGACTTTCCGAGCCGCTCTCCGTCCTTCGAGGCGTTGGAGGACGAGGACCATGAGTAG
- a CDS encoding DUF3800 domain-containing protein, which translates to MSSNRTRVYIDECGFTGENLLDRAQPVFVLASHAVDEQRCAELKTRHFCESAASELKYGTLRRRDKGRRAVLAFLAESCTADQVRVAIAHKPFCVAQKIVDWVIEPSFHASGRNLYQTGAHVGLANLIFFALGAKGDLFERVSTKFQTAVREPSSDAEGALNTLLLSSEVDRALAPAPNVFRRPIEGARGRWSADLPAGALDLGLPFALQLCYSWRQHGWDDFEIVHDASSQMAKAKAIWERVVAADAPPASVGWGTKVVEFPIGIREVRFEDSMKSAALQLADVLAGAFAHHARWMFFEGRTAEDAFARQLHEILMPRLGEVVASCLMPDPEPDPWPPRASGTVDPLDYVTARIRGRG; encoded by the coding sequence ATGAGTAGCAACCGGACGCGCGTTTACATCGACGAGTGTGGGTTCACGGGTGAAAACCTGCTCGACCGAGCCCAGCCCGTCTTTGTGCTGGCGTCCCATGCGGTTGACGAACAGAGGTGCGCGGAGCTCAAAACACGGCACTTCTGCGAGAGCGCGGCGAGCGAACTGAAGTACGGCACGCTGCGAAGGCGCGATAAGGGACGGCGTGCCGTCCTAGCCTTCCTCGCCGAGTCCTGCACCGCCGACCAGGTTCGTGTGGCGATCGCTCACAAGCCCTTTTGCGTTGCTCAGAAGATCGTCGATTGGGTGATCGAGCCTTCGTTTCATGCGTCTGGGCGCAACCTGTATCAGACAGGCGCGCACGTGGGGCTCGCCAACCTCATCTTCTTCGCTCTTGGGGCGAAGGGCGATCTGTTCGAACGTGTGAGCACGAAATTCCAGACAGCTGTCCGCGAGCCATCGAGCGACGCCGAAGGAGCCCTGAATACACTGCTTCTGTCTTCGGAAGTCGATCGCGCGCTCGCCCCCGCGCCAAACGTCTTTCGTCGCCCCATCGAAGGTGCGCGAGGGCGATGGTCCGCCGATCTGCCTGCGGGTGCGCTTGACCTCGGTCTGCCGTTCGCGCTTCAGCTTTGCTACTCGTGGAGGCAACATGGGTGGGACGACTTCGAGATCGTTCATGACGCATCCAGCCAGATGGCGAAAGCGAAGGCGATATGGGAGCGCGTGGTCGCGGCGGACGCACCCCCGGCGAGCGTCGGGTGGGGAACGAAGGTGGTGGAGTTCCCCATCGGAATTCGCGAAGTTCGATTTGAAGACTCGATGAAGAGCGCCGCTCTCCAGTTGGCCGACGTCTTGGCGGGCGCGTTCGCCCACCATGCGCGATGGATGTTCTTCGAAGGGCGAACGGCGGAAGATGCCTTCGCGAGGCAGCTGCACGAGATCCTCATGCCGCGCCTGGGTGAGGTCGTCGCAAGCTGCCTGATGCCGGATCCGGAACCCGACCCGTGGCCTCCTCGTGCCTCCGGTACGGTTGACCCGCTGGACTACGTAACGGCTCGGATTCGGGGGCGGGGATGA
- a CDS encoding DUF1883 domain-containing protein — protein MSFLHYEVDADDGDVIEVTIDRQANVRVLDGSNFSNFRAGRRHSYVGGLAKRSPIRLAAPHAGRWHVVVDLGGYAGTVRAGVRVLRAA, from the coding sequence ATGAGCTTTCTGCACTATGAAGTGGATGCCGATGATGGCGACGTCATCGAGGTGACGATAGACCGTCAGGCCAACGTGCGGGTGCTCGACGGCAGTAATTTCTCGAACTTTCGAGCGGGCCGCCGTCACTCCTACGTCGGCGGCTTGGCGAAGCGCTCGCCCATCCGGCTGGCCGCGCCACATGCGGGTCGCTGGCACGTGGTCGTCGACCTCGGTGGCTACGCCGGGACGGTGCGCGCCGGCGTGCGGGTCCTGCGCGCCGCCTGA